CGCGGTTGAGATCATGCACGCCGGTGGGGTGATCGCGTATCCAACCGATTCCTCTTATGCTCTGGGCTGTCATATTGGGGATAAAAATGCCATGCAACGCATTGCCCGTATACGGCAATTCGACAAGTCACATCATTTCACTCTGGTGTGTCGGGACCTTTCAGAAATCTCCAGTTATGCCAAGGTCGATAACGCCTCTTATCGACTCCTCAAGGCGCACACACCCGGCGCTTATACCTTTATTCTCAAGGCCACGCGCGAAGTGCCCAAGCGCTTGCAAAACCCGAAACGTAAAACCATCGGTTTACGTGTGCCTGATAACGAGATTGCCCAGGCTTTGCTGGAAGAATTGGGTGAGCCAATCATGAGCACAACCTTGAGTCTCCCGGGCGATGATTACCCCTTAAGTGATCCTTATGACATTGAAGAACGGCTTAAAAATCAACTCGATGCCATCATCGATGGCGGTAATTGTGGGCTGGATCCAACCTCGATCATTGACCTGGTGGAAGGTGTACCCAAAGTATTGCGAGCTGGTAAAGGCGACATCTCGGATTTTGTGTAATAGACCGGGATAAATGTTCAAATAAACGGCAATATAGTTCGCATCTGCGCTAATTCAGAGCAATAATAATCGCATAACTCCGTATAATTTCACACCAATAACCACCGCCATATAATCTTCCTATTTTCAATTTTTTTTTAAACCATGAGCCTGATTAAAAATAACAGAGTTGTTTCGGGAATGCGTCCGACCGGTGCCTTGCATTTGGGAAATTATCATGGTGCTTTAAAGAACTGGATCGATCTTCAGCACGAATACGATTGTTTCTATTTTGTGGCTGACTGGCACGCATTAACCACGCATTACGATGACCCGGCAGAAGTAGAACGCAACACTTGGGAAATGGTCACCGACTGGTTGGCCGCCGGACTGAATCCAAAGTCCTCGACCATTTTTGTCCAGTCTCAGGTTTTGCAACATGCGGAATTACATTTGCTCTTGAGCATGATCACCCCCTTGGGCTGGGTAGAACGGGTTCCAACCTACAAAGACCAAATTGAAAAACTCAAGGAGCGTGATCTGGCGACCTACGGGTTTTTAGGGTATCCGGTTTTACAAAGTGCCGATATTTTATTGTATCGACCTGCGCATGTTCCGGTTGGCGAAGACCAGGTAGCGCATGTCGAGATCACGCGTGAACTGGCACGCCGTTTTAATCATTTATACGGACGTGAACCTGGCTTTGAAGAAAAAATTGACAAGGCTCTCAAGTCTTTGGGTAAGTCACACGCAAAAAAATACAAAGCGATACGCAGGGCTTATCAAGAAAAAGGTTCACTGGAATCGCTGGAAGAAGGTCGAAAATTAATACAGGCCTCGGGAAATTTAACTATTGCCGATCGCGAA
This window of the Gammaproteobacteria bacterium genome carries:
- a CDS encoding threonylcarbamoyl-AMP synthase: MSQFLHIHPDNPQPRLIRTAVEIMHAGGVIAYPTDSSYALGCHIGDKNAMQRIARIRQFDKSHHFTLVCRDLSEISSYAKVDNASYRLLKAHTPGAYTFILKATREVPKRLQNPKRKTIGLRVPDNEIAQALLEELGEPIMSTTLSLPGDDYPLSDPYDIEERLKNQLDAIIDGGNCGLDPTSIIDLVEGVPKVLRAGKGDISDFV
- a CDS encoding tryptophan--tRNA ligase, translated to MSLIKNNRVVSGMRPTGALHLGNYHGALKNWIDLQHEYDCFYFVADWHALTTHYDDPAEVERNTWEMVTDWLAAGLNPKSSTIFVQSQVLQHAELHLLLSMITPLGWVERVPTYKDQIEKLKERDLATYGFLGYPVLQSADILLYRPAHVPVGEDQVAHVEITRELARRFNHLYGREPGFEEKIDKALKSLGKSHAKKYKAIRRAYQEKGSLESLEEGRKLIQASGNLTIADRERLLGNLEGSGRIILVEPQALLTPVPKMPGLDGQKMSKSYGNTIALREDPDEVSKKIKVMPTDPARVRRTDPGNPEKCPVWDFHKIYSDESTQNWVREGCTTAGIGCIDCKMKVIEPIQAELEPIRSRGQELERHPDQVRAVIRDGNEAAREAANETMTDVRKAVGLQYSEL